A stretch of DNA from Arachis hypogaea cultivar Tifrunner chromosome 19, arahy.Tifrunner.gnm2.J5K5, whole genome shotgun sequence:
TTATAGCCTTTGGAAACGCAAAATTCTAGTCTCCAATGAGAAAAGCCATATGGAAATGCAAAACAAACAACCTTTCCAGATAATCAAAGTTTCAGCCTTCTCAACGGATTTACAATGCTGTGATCCCAAACCCTTTGCAATGACTGCCATTTTCGCAAACCCACACCAAACAGGCCTTTCAGTTTTAATAAGAGCTAAGAACACATGTCTGATATTCCATTTCTAGATACAAAAGGGGTCATATATGCATAGCTAAATTTGAAAAACACTTCCCAAAAGAACACTAGCATAAACCAATTCTCCTTGGAGTTCTAAGCTCTTTTTTAAAGAACAAGAACAGGAACATGAATGTTCTCTATGGTTTACATTTCCAACAAACACTCACACATTATCCAACTAAGCTTTAATAGAGTTTAGACCAATTTATAATTcagacattaaaaaaaaaaataaatcaataaaaaacacAGATCACATAAACCAAATACTAAAATAACACATACCTGAGCCAAAGACACACAATTCTTAGCTCCTCGGAGCAATTTCTGCATCTGCAAACACAAACAAGAACACACAAAACAAAACCTTGATTTCTGAAATCAAAAGTGTCAAACAaacaaaccaacaaaaaaaaaaaacactcattGAAAACTCATCAACATGCCGAATTCCAATGACACACAAACATAAAGAGCAAAGTAGAGAACATTTTGTAGAGTGAGTTGAGATTATTTACCCGAACCATTACCGGCATATCTGTTTCCAAAGCCCTCGTTGCTAGATTTCTGTTCGAACccatctctctctcctctctctcaggGACACAGACCCCAACtgattctttctctctctcttaccGAATCCTTTGCCTAGAAAGAGAGCTTCTAAATTCCAATTGGGCTTCGCAGTGAAACAGTGAATTCAATacacaaaacaaaacacaaaGTCACAACCAATAAGAAAATGAAACGTCAAAACTTGGACCCacctaaaaaacaaaaagaaagttaaCTTTTCATGTGCCACGCAAGTTCACCGTTCACACTTCACAGTTCACACACCAACCCCTTATTTTCCAAAAGCCAAGGTACTTTTCTCttaatttgtaaaaattaattaacgaattaattatatattatatattatatgcatCTCTTTCTGTTGTTCTTCTTCACCAACCTTTCATCCAACTGATTGCATCACTGATCATTGATCAACAACCCCACAAAACTCTATGGTGATTTTTTTTTCGTGTTTggtttaaagattgaaactttgtCGTAAAAAAATGAACTTTGCAAGTGGGATATCAGGGAATCACTCTACCGACTCTTGTATTCAACGCAAGTTACCACAGATTAATGATTCTCTGAATTTCGATATTTTCCCGGAAAATTTTGCGCCTTTTTTCCCGGCTACACAATTATTGGCTACTGAAACAATAAACAACTACAACTTTGTATTAACTAATGAGATTTGAGAGAGAGGGGGATTTTGTTTTGTTCAtccttcttcaaagttcaaaGTTTCAAACAATGCAGCTATGTGGATTTGTTACTGTGTTAGCTTTGGTAAGaaattacataaatatattaataaatacaaGTAATACACTTCAAAAGAAATTCACTAATTCAGATAGTTCTTAATTAATTATACCTGTTTcactaatattatattaaaattaaaattatattttttgaaaaaaaaagtgttccatataattgtataaataaattacataacaaatattaataaaaaaattttgtgtattagcattatatttaaataattttaaatttattcataATGGCGAAAtggtaaaagttttaagtattgaAAAATAGATCctatgaaaagttaaaagttgTAAGTATTTTTGGTGCATTATATAGGATAATAGAGAGATTTAGGATTCAAGTAGATTGGTTAAAATAATGGaatgcatctggttttatatgtgacaaaaaaatgcctttaaaacttaaagacaAATTCTATCGCACTGTTATCAGACCGACTATACTTTATGGTATCTAGTGTTTGACGGCCAAAGAGAAACACAAATATAAGTTAAATGTGACAAAGATGAAGATATTAAGATGGATGAATGGTCATACGCATTTGGATAGAATAAAGAATAAAGATATAAGAGAGTTGGAGTACCTATTGTGAAAAAAATGGTAGAatgtttggacatgtgagaagtaGATGGATAGAGCAAtgagtggatgagatggaagatgaacaaggagtgaaagaaagaaaaaaacctaaaaaaatcatCCATGAGATGGTCAAACAATATCTATatatagtcacaaaaaaaataatatctacaTATAAACGGTCTCTCTATAAATATGGTATATGATAGAGTTCAATGGTATTGTTTGATCCATGTAGTCAACTTCACCCAATGAAACAAggttttattgttgttattattatagcAGTAttcataataattataaataattataaattttagttaaatgaaaAATAAGCACTATAAAAATATATGGTATATGATAGAGTTTAATAGTGTTGTTTGATCCATATAATTAACTTCACCTAATGAAATAaggttttattattgttgttgttatagcAGTAttcataataattataaataattataaattttagttaAGTGCAAAATAAGCAATATAAAAGTATACTTGTCCAACAAATAACACTAAACTCTGTGCTCATAATgtacgtgaaaaaaaaaaaagaattaattcaGTTAATTATGTGAATGATTCAGTAAATTAGATTGGAGAACAAAAAATAACGTGAGTCTTTAAAGTTGTGCTGCCTCCAATAACATGGCCTTTTAGGATTGTATTGCGTCCAATCTCTATGTTTTGTGAGCCCACTATCTTTTAGGATTAGTCAAGACTCACGTGCATGGCTGGTTTCCCAATTAACTGGAGGGTTATTAGCGTTGTTCTTAAGTCTTAACTATAATTGTTTGGTGaataattaagtaaattaaattggagaacaAAAAGTAATATTGATTTGTACTGCGCCCAATAACATGGCCTTTTAGGATTACATTACACACAATCTCTGTGTTTTGTCAGCCCACTACTTTTTAAGATTGGTCAAGACTCACGTGCATGGCTGGTTTCTAGGTAACTGGAGGATTATTAGCAATTTGCATTGCTCTTAAGTCTTAATCATAAGATGTGTGTTTGGATTACTTTGTAAActgaaatttgtataaaattgattttacaaaattaattttgattaaaagtgAGTTGGTAGTAAAGTGGTTTATAtttggtaatttttatttaaaatggattataataaactaaatattatttagattacattatttaaaatcacttttagatgaaaaattacaaaaaaaacataaatttaaataattatttatattattttataattttattttagatatttaaataaattttaatatttttgtagtaTTCTCAATACTCTTTAATACTctaataaaattaatagaatcatattcaaagtaaaaaaatattccatacaaaaaataaaaatagcgataaaaattttatataaataaaaaataataagagttttataaaaaaaataaaaatatgcaaaataaGCACTATAAAAGTATACTTTCCAACAAATAACATTAAACTCTCTGCTCATAATGTACGTGaatgtgtaaaaaaaaaaaaagaattaattcaGTTAATTGTGTGAATAATTCagtaaattaaattggagaataaaAATTAACGTGAGTTTTTAGATCTGTGCTGCCCCCAATAATATGGCCTTCCAGGATTGTATTACGTCCAATCCCTGTGTTTTGTCAGCTCACTACCTTTTAGAATTGGTCAAGACTCACGTGCATGGCTGATTTCCCAAGTAACTGAAGGGTTATTAGCGCTGCTCTTATGTGGGCCTTTAGGTTTGTACTGCGCCCAATAACATGGTCTTTTAGGATTGCATTACGCCCAATCTCTGTGTTTGTTTTGTCAGCCCACTACCTTTTAAGATTGGTCAAGACTCACATGCATGGCTGGTTTTCTAGGTAACTGGAGGGTTATTAGCGATTTAGCATTGCTCTTAAGTCTTAATCATAAAGGAGTAGTAAACTGAGATTTGTAttggtaatttttattcaaaatgaattataataaactaaatattattttataattttattttaatatttttttaatattctcagTACTCTTTAGTACTCTGATAGAATTAATAGAATCATATTCAAAGCAAAAAAATATtccatacaaaaaaataaaaatagaggcaaaaaaattatataaataaaaaataaaaaaagttttataaaaaaaataaaaatatgcatgaaagaatattaaaaaagtaatattataaaaaaacaataaaatttatcatataaataataaaggacacaattgatacatagaaataaatttcacTCCAACATGAAAATTTAAATGCAAAAGCTAGAAATTGTAGTTTTTGGTAAACGTGGTTTGAAGGGTAGAATCAAAGTTTACGTTTAAAGAGATCATCCATGAAAACAATATCTATatatagtcacaaaaaaaataatatctacaTATAAACGGTTTCTCTATAAATATGGTATATGATAGAGTTCAATGATATTGTTTGATCCATGTAGTCAACTTCACCCAATGGAACAAggttttattgttgttattattatagcAGTAttcataataattataaataattataaattttagttaaataaaaaataagcacTATAAAAATATATGGTATATGATAGAATTTAATAGTGTTGTTTGATCCATATAATTAACTTCACCTAATGAAATAaggttttattattgttgttgtagcACTAttcataataattataaataattataatttttagttaaatgCAAAATAAGCACTATAAAAGTATACTTGTCCAACAAATAACACTAAACTCTGTGCTCATAATGtacgtgaaaaaaaaagaattaattcaGTTAATTGTGTGAATGATTTAGTAAATTATATTGGAGAATAAAAAGTAACGTGAGTCTTTAAAGTTGTGCTGCCTCCAATAACATGGCCTTTTAGGATTGTATTGCGTCCAATCTCTATGTTTTGTCAGCCCACTACCTTTTAAGATTGGTCAAGACTCACGTGCATGGCTGGTTTCCCAATTAACTGGAGGGTTATTAGCGTTGTTCTTAAGTCTTAATTATAATTGTTTGATGaataattaagtaaattaaattggagaacaAAAAGTAATATTGATTTGTACTGCGCCCAATAACATGGCCTTTTAGGATTGCATTACACCCAATCTCTATGTTTTGTCAGCCCACTACTTTTTAAGATTGGTCAAGACTCACGTGCATGGCTGGTTTCTAGGTAACTGGAGGGTTATTAGCAATTTGCATTGCTCTTAAGTCTTAATCATAAGATGTGTGTTTGGATTACTTTGTAAActgaaatttgtataaaattgattttacaaaattaattttgattaaaagtgAGTTGGTAATAAAGtggtttatgtttggtaatttttatttaaaatggattataataaattaaatattattttgattacattatttaaaatcacttttagatgaaaaattacaaaaaaaaatataaatttaaataattatttatattattttataattttattttagatatttaaataaattttaatatttttgtagtaTTCTCAATACTCTTTAATACTCTAATAAGATTAATAGAATCATATTCAAAGCAAAAAAATATtccatacaaaaaataaaaatagcgataaaaattttatataaataaaaaataataagagttttataaaaaaaataaaaatatgcaaaataaGCACTATAAAAGTATACTTGTCCAACAAATAACATTAAACTCTCTGCTCATAATGTACGTGAATGTGTAacaaaaaaagaattaatttagttaattgtGTGAATAATTCagtaaattaaattggagaataaaAATTAACGTGAGTTTTTAGGTTTGTGCTGCCCCTAATAATATGGCCTTCCAAGATTGTATTACGTCCAATGTGTTTTGTCAGTCCACTACTTTTTAGAATTGGTCAAGACTCACGTGCATGGCTGGTTTCCCAAGTAAGTGGAGGGTTATTAGCGCTGCTCTTAAGTCTTAACTATAATTGTTTGGTGAATAATTCagtaaattaaattggagaacaAAAAGTAATGTGGGCCTTTAGGTTTGTACTGTGCCCAATAACATGGTCTTTTAGGATTGCATTACGCCCAATCTCTGTGTTTGCTTTGTCAGCCCACTACCTTTTAGGATTGGTCAAGACTCACGTGCATGGCTGGTTTTCTAGGTAACTGGAGGGTTATTAGCGATTTAGCATTGCTCTTAAGTCTTAATCATAAAGGAGTAGTAAACTGagatttgtataaaattaattttataaaattaattttgattaaaaataagttaacGGTAATAtggtttatgtttggtaatttttattcaaaatgaattataataaactaaatattatttaaattacattatttaaaattatttttagatgaaaaattataaaaaaaagacataaatttaaataattatgttatattattttataattttattttagatatttaaataaattttaatatttttttagtattcttaGTACTCTTTAGTACTCTGATAGAATTAATAGAATCATATTCAAAGCAAAAAAATATtccatacaaaaaaataaaaatagcgacaaaaaaaaattatataaataaaaaataataaaagttttataaaaaaaataaaaatatgcatgaaagaatattaaaaaagtaatattataaaaaaacaataaaatttatcatataaataataaaggacacaattgatacatagaaataaatttcactccaacttaaaaatttaaatgcAAAAGCTAGAAATGGTAATTTTTGGTAAACGTGTTTTGAAGGGTAGAATCAAAGTTTACGtttaaagaaagaaaatacaGCCAAACAAAAAAGTGATCTTGTTTACGTGAGAGTTGGATTGAAGCTCCAAGGGGGAATAGAGAGCACAAACGATGGTTGCTAAGTTTCTTTGCTGTTATCTAAAATATTTGGCTTGAAAGAAATGACAGGATTTTTAAGAACAAGCACTTGGGTGTAGAGGATATCATCAAGAGAACGGTGAACAGCTACCAAGAATGGCAACGTGTTGAGTCCAAcagttgttgatggctatgccagAGATGACTAGGTGTTAGAACTGTTTTATTTGTTATATGTTCATGCACTCCACCTTGTTGTGTTGAGTatttacttcaaaaaaaaaaaaaatcaaacaaccaATGGTAGTTGAAGAGAAGAGAAGCACCTTATACTATGGTAATTGTAGATAGTATTTTTACATGAAGGAAGAAGCATTTCAAATGCTTATACACATGAACATAAGGAATCAAATGGAAGCTGAAATGCTTATAAAGTGCACTGTCTTCACTAACTAtgtgtgatttttttttgtcacgaaaaaattataaaacacaTTTATATTTCTGAGAAGTGATCACCTGATTGGCACCTGCAGTAACCATAACCGAGGACTTGTGCAAATTGTTTTCATCGCGCAACTGACATCGAAAGCATCGGAGTTAATAGAAGGATCACCAATTCTCAAGAATTTCAGCTACTAAAAACAGTTCTAACTTAATATGCACTTGACCCTTGTTGAAATCCAAGTTTTATTCCAAAGAGAAGAAGTCACAATCAGTTAAGACACATTTACATGTGGTAAGAAGAAGATAGAGTCTAGATTGTTTCTGTTTACCTTTTTTATTAATGCCGCTCGAAGTTCAGGAAGACCGTCATCGCCACCGTAACGACTAATAGAAGGTTCAAATACAAGTTTTTGCACCTTTTCCAAGGCTTCCTCCGGTGGTTTCCAATAAACCACACCCTTAAAAAGTTCAACAACCCCATCACGAATCACACGTTAAATAGAAGTAAGGATCAAATAAGATGTCAAGAGTTCATTAAATACCAATTAGTCAGATCATTAAAATCCAAAACATGATTAGTAAACTCCAAATTGAAATTTATAGCCTTTGGAAACGCAAAATTCTAGTCTCCAATGAGAAAAGCCATATGGAAATGCAAAACAAACAACCTTTCCAGATAATCAAAGTTTCAGCCTTCTCAACGGATTTACAATGCTGTGATCTCAAACCCTTTGCAATGACTGCCATTTTCGCAAACCCACACCAAACAGGCCTTTCAGTTTTAATAAGAGCTAAGAACACATGTCTGATATTCCATTTCTAGATACAAAAGGGGTCATATATGCATAGCTAAATTTGAAAAACACTTCCCAAAAGAACACTAGCATAAACCAATTCTCCTTGGGTTTCTAAGCTCTTCTTTAAAGAACAAGAACAGGAACATGAATGTTCTCTATGGTTTACATTTCCAACAAACACTCACACATTATCCAACTAAGCTTTAATAGAGTTTAGACCAATTTATAATTCAgacattaaaaaaaaacaaatcaatAAAAAACACAGATCACATAAACCAAATACTAAAATAACACATACCTGAGCCAAAGACACACAATTCTTAGCTCCTCGGAGCAATTTCTGCATCTGCAAACACAAACAAGAACACACAAAACAAAACCTTGATTTCTGAAATCAAAAGCCAAACAaacaaaccaacaaaaaaaaaaaaaacactcattGAAAACTCATCAACATGCCGAATTCCAATGACACACAAACATAAAGAGCAAAGTAGAGAACATTTTGTAGAGTGAGTTGAGATTATTTACCCGAACCATTACCGGCATATCTGTTTCCAAAGCCCTCGTTGCTAGATTTCTGTTCGAACccatctctctctcctctctctcaggGACACAGACCCCAACtgattctttctctctctcttaccGAATCCTTTGCCTAGAAAGAGAGCTTCTAAATTCCAATTGGGCTTCGCAGTGAAACAGTGAATTCAATacacaaaacaaaacacaaaGTCACAACCAATAAGAAAATGAAACGTCAAAACTTGGACCCacctaaaaaacaaaaagaaagttaaCTTTTCATGTGCCACGCAAGTTCACCGTTCACACTTCACAGTTCACACACCAACCCCTTTATTTTCCAAAAGCCAAGGTACTTTTCTCttaatttgtaaaaattaattaacgaattaattatatatattatattcaccAAACATGCTGAGACTCGTGCATCTCTTTCTGTTGTTCTTCTTCACCAACCTTTCATCCAACTAATTGCATCACTGATCATTGATCAACAACCCCACAAAACTCTATGGTGATTTTTTTTTCGTGTTTggtttaaagattgaaactttgtCGTAAAAAAATGAACTTTGCAAGTGGGATATCAGGGAATCACTCTACTGACTCTTGTATTCAACGCAAGTTACCACAGATTAATGATTCTCTGAATTTCGATATTTTCCAGGAAAATTTTGCGCCTTTTTTCCCGGCTACACAATTATTGGCTACTGAAACAATAAACAACTACAACTTATTTGTATTAACTATTGAGATTTGAGAGAGAGGGGGATTTTGTTTTGTTCATCCTTCTTCGAAGTTCAAAGTTTCAAACAATGCAGCTATATGTGGATTTGTTACTGTGTTAGCTTTGGTAAGaaattacataaatatattaataaatacaaGTAATACACTTCAAAAGAAATTCACTAATTCAGATAGTTCTTAATTAATTATACCTGTTTcactaatattatattaaaattaaaattatattttttgaaaaaaaagtgttccatataattgtataaataaattacataaaaaatattaataaaaaatttttgtgtattagcattatatttaaataattttaaatttactaaTAAAACCATAGAAATTTGTGTGTATTAGCAGTATTCATAATGGCCAAAtggtaaaagttttaagtattaaAAAATAGATCCTATGAAAAGTTAAAAGTGGTAAGTATTTTGGGTGCATTATATAGGATAATAGAGAGAGTTAGGATTCAAGCAGATTGGTTAAAATAACGGAATGCATctagttttatatgtgacaaaaaaatgtctttaaaatttaaagacaaaTTCTATCGCACTGTTATCATCTATCGCACTGTTATCAGACCAACTATACTTTATGGTATTTAGTGTTGGACGGCCAAAGAGGAACACAAATATAAGTTAAATGTGACAGAGATGAAAATGTTGAGATGGATAAGTGATCATACGCATTTGGATAGAATAAAGAACAAAGATATAAAAGAGTTGGAGTACCTATTGTGAAAAAAATGGCAGAATGTTTGGACATGTGAAAAAAAGATTGATAGAGCAAtcagagggtggatgagatggaagatgaatAAGgagtgaaagaaagaaaaaaaaacctaaaaaaatcatTCACGAGATGGTCAAACAATATCTacatatagtaaaaaaaaatagtatctaCATATACGGTCTCTCTATAAATATGGTATATGATAGAGTTTAATGGTGTTGTTTGATCCATGTAGTTAACTTCACCCAAAAAACAAggttttattgttgttattattatagcAATAttcataataattataaataa
This window harbors:
- the LOC140182472 gene encoding aromatic aminotransferase ISS1-like isoform X1, whose product is MGSNRNLATRALETDMPVMVRMQKLLRGAKNCVSLAQGVVYWKPPEEALEKVQKLVFEPSISRYGGDDGLPELRAALIKKLRDENNLHKSSVMVTAGANQPSTTVGLNTLPFLVAVHRSLDDILYTQVLVLKNPVISFKPNILDNSKET
- the LOC140182472 gene encoding aromatic aminotransferase ISS1-like isoform X2; amino-acid sequence: MGSNRNLATRALETDMPVMVRMQKLLRGAKNCVSLAQGVVYWKPPEEALEKVQKLVFEPSISRYGGDDGLPELRAALIKKLRDENNLHKSSVMVTAGANQ